One genomic window of Mustelus asterias unplaced genomic scaffold, sMusAst1.hap1.1 HAP1_SCAFFOLD_270, whole genome shotgun sequence includes the following:
- the LOC144486017 gene encoding putative G-protein coupled receptor 139, whose product NVVAIAILSRGKCGLAKCTTHYLVAMAAADLIIVIIDVILKRINNMYLPMSFLFLTPVCSITFVVNVAALDCSVWFTVAFTFDRFIAICCQKFKIKYCTERTAKVLIATIAVVAFLRSIPFYTVYEPAFIIDNLPWYCVVKAEYQTSTFWKIYELFDSILTPLLPIGLILLFNALTIRHIVAANRIRRRLQNNPEKQNDPEMESRRKSMILLFALSANFILLWMTYVVHSVNWQVQNYNYGDRTLNNPVYVAQQFGFMLQLLSCSTNTCIYGLTQRKFREELKKGIKYLFKLNMNA is encoded by the coding sequence TTAACGTGGTGGCGATTGCGATTTTATCCCGAGGAAAGTGTGGTCTCGCCAAATGCACCACGCATTATCTTGTCGCCATGGCAGCAGCAGATCTGATCATAGTTATCATTGACGTCATATTAAAACGGATTAATAATATGTATTTGCCAATGAGCTTCTTGTTCTTAACTCCTGTCTGCTCTATCACATTTGTTGTTAATGTAGCTGCCCTGGATTGCTCCGTCTGGTTCACAGtagctttcacctttgatcgcttTATTGCCATTTGTTGTCAGAAGTTCAAAATAAAATATTGCACCGAGAGAACGGCAAAGGTGCTGATAGCCACAATAGCAGTGGTAGCCTTTTTGAGAAGCATTCCATTTTATACTGTCTATGAACCTGCCTTTATAATTGACAATTTGCCTTGGTACTGCGTAGTAAAAGCAGAATATCAGACTTCAACCTTCTGGAAGATATATGAGTTGTTTGATAGTATCTTAACACCTCTACTGCCAATCGGTTTAATCTTGTTGTTCAATGCTTTAACTATTCGTCATATTGTAGCAGCAAATCGAATTCGTAGGAGACTCCAGAACAACCCCGAGAAGCAGAATGACCCAGAAATGGAGAGCAGGAGAAAGTCCATGATCTTGCTTTTTGCTCTATCAGCCAATTTCATTTTGCTATGGATGACTTATGTGGTGCATTCCGTAAATTGGCAAGTTCAAAATTACAATTATGGAGACAGAACATTGAACAACCCAGTGTATGTAGCCCAGCAGtttggcttcatgctgcaactcctgAGCTGCTCTACCAACACATGTATCTATGGGCTAACACAGAGAAAATTTAGAGAAGAGTTGAAGAAGGGGATTAAATATCTGTTCAAGCTAAACATGAATGCATAA